From a region of the Pongo pygmaeus isolate AG05252 chromosome 5, NHGRI_mPonPyg2-v2.0_pri, whole genome shotgun sequence genome:
- the LOC129038067 gene encoding histone H2B type 1-J-like codes for MPEPAKSAPVPKKGSKKAVTKAQKKDGKKRKRSRKESYSIYVYKVLKQVHPDTGISSKAMGIMNSFVNDIFERIAGEASRLAHYNKRSTITSREIQTAVRLLLPGELAKHAVSEGTKAVTKYTSAK; via the coding sequence ATGCCAGAGCCAGCGAAGTCCGCTCCTGTCCCGAAAAAGGGCTCCAAGAAGGCGGTGACTAAAGCACAGAAGAAGGACGGCAAGAAGCGCAAGCGCAGCCGCAAGGAGAGCTATTCCATCTATGTGTACAAGGTGCTGAAGCAGGTCCACCCTGACACCGGTATTTCGTCCAAGGCCATGGGCATCATGAATTCGTTTGTGAACGACATTTTCGAGCGCATTGCAGGTGAGGCTTCTCGCCTGGCGCATTATAACAAGCGCTCGACCATCACCTCTAGGGAGATCCAGACGGCTGTGCGCCTGCTGCTGCCCGGGGAGTTGGCCAAGCACGCCGTGTCCGAGGGCACCAAGGCCGTCACCAAGTACACCAGCGCTAAGTAA